A single window of Paenibacillus sp. SYP-B4298 DNA harbors:
- a CDS encoding response regulator transcription factor gives MKPLDIIIADDDELVRIGLELVLNGETDLRVAGTASDGEEALRLIRRCRPDIVLLDLQMPVMDGLTCIQEIRKLHADLPILILTTFSEEEFIFRALAYGANGYLLKGLDSDQLASRVREAAKGRYLLPADIAASIARYVLTNDNCIKRSGIFRFFERSPQFNKTEQTIMLQLLNRLPNKEIAESMHFSEGTIKNYLTTIYEKLSVRGRKEAVDYLEAMAGRGLHG, from the coding sequence ATGAAACCGCTTGACATCATCATTGCCGATGACGACGAATTAGTTCGAATCGGACTGGAGCTTGTATTGAATGGGGAAACGGATCTGCGCGTGGCGGGAACGGCATCGGATGGGGAAGAGGCGCTTCGACTCATACGCCGCTGCAGACCGGACATCGTATTGCTGGATTTGCAAATGCCGGTGATGGACGGACTGACCTGCATTCAGGAAATTCGGAAGCTGCATGCCGATTTGCCGATTCTGATCCTCACTACGTTCAGCGAGGAAGAATTTATCTTCAGGGCACTGGCCTACGGGGCAAACGGCTATTTGCTCAAAGGGCTCGATTCCGACCAACTGGCGAGCAGAGTACGGGAAGCGGCGAAGGGACGGTATTTGCTCCCTGCGGATATTGCTGCCAGCATCGCCCGTTATGTGCTGACGAACGACAATTGCATCAAGCGGAGCGGCATCTTTCGTTTTTTTGAGCGCAGCCCGCAATTTAATAAAACCGAGCAGACGATTATGCTTCAACTGCTGAATCGCCTGCCCAACAAAGAGATTGCCGAATCGATGCATTTTAGCGAGGGTACTATCAAAAATTATTTGACGACCATCTACGAGAAGCTGTCTGTCCGAGGCCGCAAGGAGGCTGTTGATTATCTGGAAGCGATGGCGGGCAGAGGGCTGCATGGTTAG